In one Candidatus Polarisedimenticolaceae bacterium genomic region, the following are encoded:
- the xerC gene encoding tyrosine recombinase XerC, which translates to MSDFDEGVARFLAALRDQRHVSPETYRAYASDLDQFRAHLAERHGGDLPSIEALDALAVRGFVARLHTQGIAKSSVARKLSAVRSFLRHAVREGRIETSPAAGIPTPKRPKLLPKNLTVDEVFALLDGIGDADPAALRDRALLEFLYATGLRVGELERLDLEDIDLSGGLVRVLGKGNKERIVPFGGKAAAALRRWLSASEPIRRPGRDAAAVFLSLRGSRLTARSVRRILDRRLRDAAIAARVSPHALRHTFATHMLGAGADLRAIQELLGHASLSTTQRYTHVGVEGLMAVYDAAHPRARRRAREHER; encoded by the coding sequence ATGAGCGATTTCGACGAGGGCGTCGCCCGCTTCCTCGCCGCTCTTCGCGACCAGAGGCACGTCTCGCCCGAGACCTACCGGGCCTACGCGAGCGACCTCGACCAGTTCCGCGCGCACCTCGCCGAGCGGCACGGCGGCGACCTTCCCTCGATCGAAGCGCTCGATGCGCTCGCGGTGCGCGGCTTCGTCGCGCGCCTCCACACGCAGGGGATCGCGAAGAGCTCCGTCGCGCGGAAGCTCTCCGCCGTTCGGTCGTTCTTGCGGCACGCGGTGCGAGAGGGCCGCATCGAGACGAGCCCCGCCGCCGGGATCCCCACCCCGAAGCGGCCGAAGCTCCTTCCGAAGAACCTGACCGTCGACGAGGTGTTCGCGCTTCTCGACGGGATCGGCGACGCCGATCCGGCCGCGCTCCGCGACCGCGCGCTCCTCGAGTTCCTCTACGCCACGGGCCTGCGCGTCGGCGAGCTCGAGCGGCTCGACCTCGAGGACATCGATCTTTCGGGAGGCCTCGTGCGCGTTCTCGGAAAAGGGAACAAGGAGCGGATCGTGCCGTTCGGTGGGAAGGCGGCCGCCGCGCTCAGGCGCTGGCTCTCCGCTTCGGAGCCGATCCGCCGGCCGGGTCGTGACGCGGCCGCGGTGTTCTTGAGCTTGCGAGGCTCGCGCCTGACGGCGCGCAGCGTCCGCCGGATCCTCGACCGCCGATTGCGCGACGCCGCGATCGCCGCACGAGTCTCGCCGCACGCCCTCCGGCACACGTTCGCGACGCACATGCTCGGCGCCGGCGCCGACCTGCGCGCGATCCAGGAGCTCTTGGGACACGCGTCGCTCTCGACGACCCAGCGCTACACCCATGTCGGCGTCGAAGGGCTCATGGCGGTGTACGACGCCGCCCACCCGCGCGCGCGCCGACGCGCCAGGGAGCACGAACGTTGA
- the trmFO gene encoding methylenetetrahydrofolate--tRNA-(uracil(54)-C(5))-methyltransferase (FADH(2)-oxidizing) TrmFO: protein MDPVIVVGGGLAGSEAAWQIARRGVPVRLFEMRPAVATPAHRTADCAELVCSNSLKSTDLSNAHGLLKAELAELGSLIVEEALAHSVPAGAALAVDREAFSRAVTARLEAHSAIEIVREEVRSIPQDGLVILAVGPLVSEALSASIAAFTGEGHLHFFDAIAPVVEADTLDRSVVFAASRYGKGEGADYLNCPMTEEEYVRFVDALMAGEKAPLHEFDRTPFFEGCLPIEEMARRGRDTLRFGPMKPVGLVDPRDGRRPHAVVQLRQDNLAAEHYSMVGFQTQLRWPEQKRIFTTIPGLAGAEFVRLGQIHRNCYINAPRILRPTLQTRERAGLFFAGQISGVEGYTESAATGLLAGINAARLAAGETPIVLPEDTMLGALARYVSSADPSGYQPMNAAFGLLPDVELPKQRKRERREARARIALASLRKFLEAEVPAR from the coding sequence TTGGACCCGGTCATCGTCGTGGGCGGCGGCCTTGCGGGCAGCGAGGCCGCCTGGCAGATCGCCCGCCGCGGCGTGCCGGTCCGGCTCTTCGAGATGCGCCCCGCCGTGGCGACCCCGGCGCACCGGACCGCCGATTGCGCCGAGCTCGTCTGCTCGAACTCGCTGAAGTCGACCGACCTGTCGAACGCGCACGGCCTCCTCAAGGCGGAGCTCGCGGAGCTCGGCTCGTTGATCGTGGAAGAGGCGCTCGCCCATAGCGTCCCGGCCGGCGCCGCGCTCGCGGTCGATCGCGAAGCGTTCTCCCGCGCGGTCACCGCTCGTCTCGAGGCACACTCCGCGATCGAGATCGTGCGCGAGGAGGTGCGATCGATCCCGCAGGACGGCCTGGTGATCCTCGCCGTCGGGCCGCTCGTCTCGGAGGCGCTGTCGGCATCGATCGCCGCATTCACGGGCGAGGGGCACCTCCACTTCTTCGACGCGATCGCTCCGGTCGTGGAAGCGGACACCCTCGACCGGAGCGTCGTCTTCGCGGCGTCGCGGTACGGGAAGGGCGAAGGAGCGGACTATCTCAACTGCCCGATGACCGAGGAGGAGTACGTTCGCTTCGTCGACGCGCTCATGGCCGGCGAGAAGGCGCCGCTGCACGAGTTCGATCGGACGCCGTTCTTCGAGGGGTGCCTCCCGATCGAGGAGATGGCGCGCCGCGGGCGCGACACGCTCAGATTCGGTCCGATGAAGCCGGTCGGGCTCGTCGATCCCCGCGATGGCCGGCGGCCGCACGCCGTCGTCCAGCTCCGCCAGGACAATCTCGCCGCCGAGCACTACTCCATGGTCGGGTTCCAGACGCAGCTCCGGTGGCCGGAGCAGAAGCGGATCTTCACGACGATCCCCGGTCTCGCCGGGGCCGAGTTCGTGAGGCTGGGCCAGATCCACCGGAACTGTTACATCAACGCGCCGCGCATCCTGAGACCGACCCTTCAGACGCGGGAGCGCGCGGGTCTCTTCTTCGCGGGACAGATCTCCGGCGTCGAGGGTTACACCGAGTCCGCGGCGACGGGGCTCCTCGCCGGAATCAACGCCGCTCGCCTCGCCGCCGGCGAGACACCGATCGTCCTCCCGGAGGACACGATGCTCGGCGCGCTCGCACGCTACGTCTCGAGCGCGGATCCGTCCGGCTATCAGCCGATGAACGCGGCATTCGGCCTGCTCCCCGACGTCGAACTGCCGAAGCAGCGCAAGCGCGAGCGCCGGGAGGCCCGCGCCCGGATCGCGCTCGCGTCGCTCCGGAAGTTTCTCGAGGCCGAGGTGCCGGCCCGATGA
- a CDS encoding thioredoxin domain-containing protein produces MKLNKSTAILLVLAAVAAPAFAKKDKKADPAPAASTTTAAAPAAAATPAGTDLAATVGSTKITVDELNKAAANPLMRIKQQEYQVKMDILEDLIQNKLLDDEAAARKVSQDDLLKAEVVDKTPAPTQDEIAQYYEKMKPRLGNKTLEDAKPDVERALGMQKQNDRKAQFLRELASKNEVKILLDPPRVALAIPPTAPSMGPADAPIVMVEWSDYQCPFCKRAAPTVEQILSEYKGKIRFVYRDYPLPFHQQAMPSSIAAHCAEEQGKFWDYHNNLFNNPGDLSQADLTKRATDLGLDSKAFGACMDAKKPEALINAAYNDGAAVGVTGTPAFFINGRMLVGAQPVDTFRGVINDELERKGLPVPKAPAATAGTN; encoded by the coding sequence ATGAAGCTCAACAAGTCCACGGCGATTCTGCTTGTCTTGGCGGCGGTCGCGGCGCCCGCGTTCGCGAAGAAGGACAAGAAGGCCGACCCGGCACCGGCGGCCTCCACGACGACGGCAGCGGCCCCCGCCGCAGCCGCAACTCCGGCCGGCACCGATCTCGCCGCGACGGTGGGGAGCACGAAGATCACGGTGGACGAGCTCAACAAAGCCGCCGCCAACCCCCTCATGCGCATCAAGCAGCAGGAATACCAGGTCAAGATGGACATCCTCGAAGATCTCATCCAGAACAAGCTCCTCGACGATGAAGCGGCCGCGCGCAAGGTCTCGCAGGACGATCTCCTCAAGGCCGAGGTCGTCGACAAGACGCCCGCGCCGACGCAGGACGAGATCGCGCAGTACTACGAGAAGATGAAGCCCCGTCTCGGCAACAAGACCCTCGAAGACGCGAAGCCCGACGTCGAGCGCGCGCTCGGGATGCAGAAGCAGAACGACCGCAAGGCGCAATTCCTCAGGGAGCTCGCGAGCAAGAACGAGGTCAAGATCCTCCTCGACCCGCCGCGCGTCGCGCTCGCGATCCCGCCGACCGCGCCCTCGATGGGCCCCGCGGACGCGCCGATCGTCATGGTCGAGTGGTCGGACTATCAGTGCCCCTTCTGCAAGCGGGCGGCGCCGACCGTCGAGCAGATCCTGAGCGAGTACAAGGGCAAGATCCGCTTCGTGTACCGCGACTACCCGCTCCCGTTCCACCAGCAGGCGATGCCGTCCTCGATCGCGGCGCACTGCGCGGAAGAGCAGGGCAAGTTCTGGGACTATCACAACAACCTCTTCAACAACCCGGGCGATCTCAGCCAGGCCGACCTCACCAAGCGCGCGACCGATCTCGGCCTCGACTCGAAGGCGTTCGGTGCCTGCATGGACGCGAAGAAGCCGGAAGCGCTCATCAACGCCGCCTACAACGACGGCGCCGCGGTGGGCGTGACGGGCACTCCCGCGTTCTTCATCAACGGCCGCATGCTCGTCGGCGCTCAGCCGGTCGATACGTTCCGCGGCGTCATCAACGACGAGCTCGAGCGCAAGGGCCTTCCCGTTCCGAAGGCGCCCGCCGCGACGGCCGGCACGAACTGA
- a CDS encoding AAA domain-containing protein, translating to MSAGLLDRLEALLHREHYAIHTGHRELMAMPIDERVDRGDSLSELVWDGEADGEIRLRCGDNLAKYRSGDPLRLANVDAEERGAGAGVVYASFHDASGTLIVRRDPFRPGGTFDPLRPLRLDPEVQSLTALALEALGRVRGGRSGASITARAVLEGAAERVVDENARTRALAAAGAAGGSLDASQREAFVEAMSARPVALVQGPPGTGKTHVLARIVRAFADSGRRVLVTAYTHRAVNQALRKIVETGTEVPVIKAGKSDGADDLRGTRVVPVPSMKKVPKPNGRGQIVGTTIFGARAAWEAGTYDVVVVDEAAQVPLTFAACALLAAERYVLIGDHRQLGPIVQGRHADPLAGSSLFGHAAASYPPVVLETTYRMNEALNAFPSRMFYGGRLVASPATAAARFPATAGGPFDDLFDPERPAVLALVSHEGFRMRCPAEARLVADLVLDRIVRQRGDPRQMAVVSPYRAQLRLIRTLIRRGLDAAGVRCVLPVIDTVERIQGQERELVIVSLAGSDPDYLGGDAASFFFAPARLNVTLTRARTKLIVVGSPLAFEAFPKTLAGLAGVERFRRLRRELPAVDCTARATPA from the coding sequence ATGAGCGCCGGCTTGCTCGATCGCCTCGAGGCGCTGCTCCATCGCGAGCACTACGCGATCCACACGGGACACCGCGAGCTGATGGCGATGCCGATCGACGAGCGGGTCGATCGAGGCGACAGCCTGAGCGAGCTCGTGTGGGACGGCGAGGCCGACGGCGAGATCCGCCTTCGGTGCGGGGACAACCTCGCCAAGTACCGCAGCGGCGATCCGCTGCGCCTCGCGAACGTCGATGCGGAGGAGCGGGGTGCGGGCGCCGGCGTCGTCTACGCATCGTTCCATGACGCTTCGGGAACACTGATCGTTCGCCGCGATCCGTTCCGCCCGGGCGGGACGTTCGATCCGTTGCGGCCGCTGCGGCTTGACCCGGAAGTGCAGTCGCTCACGGCGCTCGCGCTCGAAGCGCTGGGCCGTGTTCGAGGGGGACGGAGCGGTGCTTCGATCACGGCGCGCGCCGTCCTCGAAGGCGCGGCCGAGCGCGTCGTGGATGAGAACGCGCGCACCCGTGCGCTCGCCGCTGCGGGAGCGGCCGGCGGCTCGCTCGACGCGAGCCAGCGGGAGGCGTTCGTCGAGGCGATGAGCGCGAGACCGGTCGCCCTCGTGCAAGGACCACCCGGCACCGGGAAGACACACGTGCTGGCGCGGATCGTTCGCGCGTTCGCCGATTCGGGACGGCGCGTGCTCGTCACCGCCTACACGCACCGCGCCGTGAATCAGGCACTCCGCAAGATCGTGGAGACGGGGACCGAGGTGCCGGTGATCAAGGCCGGGAAGTCGGACGGCGCCGACGACCTCCGCGGGACGCGCGTCGTCCCCGTCCCGTCGATGAAGAAGGTGCCAAAGCCGAACGGCCGCGGGCAGATCGTCGGGACGACGATCTTCGGCGCTCGGGCGGCATGGGAAGCCGGGACGTACGACGTGGTCGTCGTCGACGAAGCGGCGCAGGTGCCTCTGACCTTCGCCGCTTGCGCGCTCCTCGCCGCCGAGCGGTACGTCCTCATCGGCGACCATCGCCAGCTCGGACCGATCGTCCAGGGGCGGCACGCGGATCCGCTCGCCGGGTCGTCGCTCTTCGGTCATGCGGCCGCGTCGTATCCACCGGTGGTTCTCGAGACGACCTACCGCATGAACGAGGCGTTGAACGCGTTCCCGAGCAGGATGTTCTACGGAGGCCGGCTCGTGGCGTCACCGGCCACGGCCGCCGCGCGTTTTCCGGCGACGGCCGGCGGGCCGTTCGACGACCTGTTCGATCCCGAGCGCCCCGCGGTCCTGGCACTCGTGAGCCACGAAGGGTTTCGCATGCGGTGTCCGGCGGAGGCGCGGCTCGTCGCGGATCTCGTCCTCGACCGGATCGTGCGCCAGCGTGGGGATCCACGGCAGATGGCGGTCGTCTCTCCTTACCGCGCACAGCTTCGTCTGATCCGGACGCTGATCCGCCGCGGACTCGACGCGGCCGGCGTGCGATGCGTCCTCCCGGTCATCGACACGGTCGAGCGGATCCAGGGGCAGGAGCGCGAGCTCGTGATCGTGTCGCTCGCCGGCTCCGATCCCGATTACCTCGGGGGCGACGCGGCGTCTTTCTTCTTCGCGCCTGCGCGCTTGAACGTCACGCTCACGCGCGCGCGGACGAAGCTGATCGTCGTCGGCAGCCCGCTCGCGTTCGAGGCGTTTCCCAAGACGCTCGCCGGCCTCGCCGGCGTCGAGCGCTTTCGCCGCCTCCGGCGGGAGCTGCCCGCGGTCGACTGCACGGCGCGGGCGACGCCGGCCTGA
- a CDS encoding TM0106 family RecB-like putative nuclease has product MASPTRTDATILAHHLYDFAECEHRITLDTRLDKSRRTPPDAAMELLFERGRRFEREVVEPLGYPAVDVRGGEWDEAFERTVALMREGVDGIDQGVLIDGPRLARPDLLERVSGASALGEHHYRPGDVKSARMARSDAVLQVGFAALLLETIQGRRPESGFLILGDRRREELDLEAIRCTIDDAVERAEAIARGEAETTASYSTVCARCRWRGECLPVLQDAHDVSFVHGLTRARQRVLRRHGIGSIDALAGADLGALIDAGVPADGLERAQAQARAMLDGQPRLHRVRLPRGVRREAYLKIEIDPLEGGEPWLMAWAEAASDARAVGEVSVAGVAAPADRAPAFERLMRFLESPAVREAPVFTYGSTGVRAFDALAEANGVSPQRAGEIGARFVDLAPWVRRAGVLPVFHYRFDEVVAVARGGARPAPGAAEDAGFVRLQAWRERIASGETVEFPFDALGREAVESLFLVRAWLTGR; this is encoded by the coding sequence ATGGCGTCGCCGACACGCACTGACGCGACGATCCTCGCTCATCATCTCTACGACTTCGCCGAGTGCGAGCATCGGATCACGCTCGACACGCGGCTCGACAAGTCTCGACGCACGCCGCCCGATGCGGCGATGGAGCTGCTGTTCGAGCGCGGACGGCGGTTCGAGCGTGAGGTCGTCGAGCCGCTCGGGTATCCCGCGGTCGACGTGCGGGGCGGCGAATGGGATGAGGCGTTCGAGCGCACGGTGGCGCTCATGCGCGAGGGCGTCGACGGGATCGACCAAGGCGTGCTCATCGATGGGCCGCGGCTCGCGCGGCCGGACCTCCTGGAGCGCGTGAGCGGGGCATCGGCGCTGGGTGAGCATCACTACCGCCCGGGTGACGTGAAGTCGGCTCGCATGGCTCGAAGCGATGCCGTACTCCAGGTGGGTTTCGCGGCGCTGTTGCTCGAGACCATCCAGGGTCGGCGGCCGGAGAGCGGGTTTCTCATTCTCGGCGATAGGCGGCGAGAGGAGCTCGATCTCGAGGCGATCCGCTGCACGATCGACGATGCGGTGGAGCGCGCCGAGGCGATCGCGCGGGGTGAAGCGGAAACGACCGCGTCGTACTCGACCGTATGCGCACGTTGCCGGTGGCGCGGCGAGTGTCTGCCGGTCTTGCAGGACGCGCACGACGTGTCGTTCGTTCATGGGCTGACGCGCGCGCGGCAGCGCGTGCTTCGGCGGCACGGGATCGGCTCGATCGATGCGCTGGCGGGAGCGGATCTCGGCGCGCTCATCGATGCGGGCGTGCCGGCCGACGGCCTCGAGCGCGCTCAAGCGCAGGCTCGCGCGATGCTCGATGGGCAGCCGCGGCTTCATCGGGTTCGGTTGCCGCGCGGGGTGCGACGCGAGGCCTATCTCAAGATCGAGATCGATCCGCTCGAGGGCGGCGAGCCGTGGTTGATGGCGTGGGCCGAAGCGGCTTCGGATGCACGAGCAGTCGGTGAGGTGAGCGTCGCCGGTGTTGCCGCGCCTGCCGATCGCGCGCCCGCGTTCGAACGTCTCATGCGCTTCCTCGAATCTCCGGCGGTTCGCGAAGCACCGGTGTTCACGTACGGGTCCACCGGCGTGCGCGCCTTCGATGCGTTGGCCGAGGCCAATGGCGTGTCGCCGCAGCGCGCCGGCGAGATCGGTGCGCGCTTCGTCGACTTGGCACCTTGGGTCAGGCGCGCGGGCGTGCTGCCCGTCTTCCACTATCGCTTCGACGAGGTCGTGGCGGTGGCGCGCGGCGGCGCGCGGCCCGCGCCGGGTGCGGCGGAAGACGCAGGCTTCGTTCGGTTGCAGGCGTGGCGCGAGCGCATCGCCTCCGGCGAGACGGTGGAGTTCCCGTTCGATGCTCTCGGTCGCGAGGCGGTGGAGTCGTTGTTCCTCGTTCGCGCTTGGTTGACCGGGCGATGA
- a CDS encoding helix-turn-helix transcriptional regulator, which yields MAEKMLLAFGRYLKLVRERRKLSLEDVATLTKSYPEPINKGYLSRVERGLARVGFSKMVALSHAYEMSLDAFGEKLALDLEVDRMRDAPETKGKTFGELTDLAINFDRRGLRWHKYVCLRDALPRAERDSLYGNFKSSAAQSIAGTLSFGSSSVGLGRYSLGLSELGHVASRIEELPEENRPTVYQQLATVCVHTGRISEAKLHAGKAVMLAENAPKRFYLGGAIETQAIIAGREGNFALAIELEKKAFAAYKVSGRRVDCARALNNLAQSYFDLRRFQAARRALRSADRLAATLDADSIRSRSRILLGEIELLENRPARASALWHEALEIARTTRDAVVHFKAEFQLFKLAIEHDNKTVLYALGRRLDRMAPWISPSEPEVPEFKRLYAIHRKPKQRSVAGSQHRES from the coding sequence ATGGCCGAGAAAATGCTCCTCGCCTTCGGGCGCTACCTGAAGCTCGTGCGCGAGCGGCGCAAGCTCTCGCTCGAAGACGTCGCCACCCTCACGAAGTCCTACCCCGAGCCGATCAACAAGGGCTACCTCTCGCGCGTCGAGCGCGGCCTCGCCCGCGTCGGCTTCTCGAAGATGGTCGCCCTCTCCCACGCGTACGAGATGTCGCTCGATGCGTTCGGCGAGAAGCTCGCGCTCGACTTGGAAGTTGACCGGATGCGGGATGCGCCGGAGACGAAGGGGAAGACGTTTGGGGAGTTGACCGACCTCGCGATCAACTTTGATCGGCGGGGACTGAGGTGGCACAAGTACGTTTGCTTGCGGGATGCGCTTCCAAGGGCGGAACGTGACTCTCTTTATGGCAACTTCAAATCGAGCGCTGCGCAGTCAATCGCGGGCACCCTCTCCTTTGGCTCGTCTTCCGTGGGACTGGGCCGATATTCGCTCGGCCTTTCGGAGTTGGGTCACGTCGCGTCGCGCATTGAGGAGCTGCCGGAGGAAAACCGTCCGACTGTTTATCAACAGCTTGCGACCGTTTGCGTTCATACCGGAAGAATCTCTGAGGCGAAGCTACATGCCGGAAAAGCTGTGATGTTGGCGGAGAATGCACCAAAGCGGTTCTACCTGGGCGGTGCAATCGAGACACAGGCAATCATCGCAGGCCGCGAGGGGAACTTCGCGCTCGCTATCGAACTTGAAAAGAAGGCATTTGCGGCTTACAAGGTCAGCGGCCGTCGCGTTGATTGCGCGCGCGCTCTAAACAACCTCGCCCAGAGCTACTTCGATCTTCGCCGGTTCCAAGCTGCACGCCGCGCACTACGGTCCGCTGATCGGCTCGCGGCCACACTCGATGCGGATTCGATCCGCTCACGTTCGCGCATCCTGTTGGGAGAGATAGAGCTTCTCGAGAATCGCCCGGCCCGCGCGTCCGCGTTGTGGCACGAGGCACTTGAAATAGCGAGGACAACGCGAGATGCAGTTGTGCATTTCAAGGCTGAGTTTCAGCTATTCAAGCTCGCGATAGAGCACGACAACAAGACGGTGCTTTACGCACTAGGTCGCCGACTCGACCGAATGGCTCCGTGGATCTCACCAAGCGAGCCAGAGGTCCCTGAGTTCAAGCGACTCTACGCGATTCACCGTAAGCCAAAACAGCGGAGCGTTGCCGGCTCGCAACATCGCGAGTCCTAG
- a CDS encoding thermonuclease family protein has product MFAALLLATGLAGDPVRLASPDGTGFPLETDVRVVSVHDGDTITVKTDGRTEKVRLVGIDTPELDDERDAYRDEAVAAREFVRLRLKGKSISLERDGHQGDRDDYGRLLRYVILPDGTDFNDELVRKGYARVYDRFSFTMKSQFKRSEAEAKREHIGVWALPPGKPRQTPASPPRTP; this is encoded by the coding sequence ATGTTCGCGGCACTTCTGCTCGCGACCGGTCTCGCCGGAGATCCGGTGCGTCTGGCGTCGCCCGACGGTACGGGCTTTCCGCTCGAGACCGACGTCCGGGTCGTCTCGGTGCACGACGGCGACACGATCACCGTGAAGACCGACGGCCGGACGGAGAAGGTCCGCCTCGTCGGGATCGACACGCCGGAGCTCGACGACGAGCGCGACGCATATCGCGACGAGGCGGTGGCCGCGCGCGAGTTCGTGAGGCTTCGGCTCAAGGGCAAGTCGATCTCCCTCGAGCGCGACGGACATCAGGGCGACCGGGACGACTACGGGCGCCTGTTGCGCTACGTGATCCTGCCGGACGGCACTGATTTCAACGACGAGCTGGTCCGCAAGGGCTACGCCCGCGTCTATGATCGTTTCTCTTTCACGATGAAGTCGCAGTTCAAGCGGTCGGAGGCGGAGGCGAAGCGCGAGCACATCGGCGTCTGGGCGCTGCCGCCGGGCAAGCCGCGGCAGACGCCGGCCTCGCCGCCGCGAACACCATGA
- a CDS encoding AI-2E family transporter: protein MNRDPSVRLLFVVILAAVFWSALKVIGPFIAGFTWAAVLVVTFRPFHEWLAKKFGGRRWIASAIVTILAAAFVVVPLVMAATQATQGAVAAYQWIMTNYQASGTDLGLTDRWPWLNDLVTRAKDLVGLANVDLNALGVNALKKVAQFAAVQGPALMGSAFNMAWSFLVMLGGMPLFFVHGQRFSRAIFEALPVPENDALRILAELRDMTRTVFISVGVTAAVQAALMGLALLVLGVPSVIPLAAATFFAALIPGGPGLIWIPCAIWLASDGHTVKAILMVAWGAGVVGTIDNVLRPLLAGKGVKLPGVILFLGMFGGMISFGLVGLFLGPIALYMTRELVAILRRDIYAPAGQDVTASKL from the coding sequence ATGAATCGAGATCCGAGCGTCCGGCTCCTGTTCGTCGTCATCCTCGCGGCCGTCTTCTGGTCCGCCCTCAAGGTCATCGGACCGTTCATCGCGGGGTTCACCTGGGCGGCGGTGCTCGTCGTCACGTTCCGCCCATTCCATGAATGGTTGGCGAAGAAGTTCGGCGGGCGGCGGTGGATCGCCTCCGCCATCGTGACGATTCTCGCGGCGGCGTTCGTCGTGGTGCCGCTCGTCATGGCGGCGACGCAAGCGACGCAGGGCGCGGTGGCGGCCTATCAGTGGATCATGACGAACTACCAGGCGAGTGGGACCGACCTCGGGCTCACCGATCGCTGGCCTTGGCTCAACGACCTCGTCACGAGGGCCAAGGATCTCGTCGGGCTGGCGAACGTCGACTTGAACGCGCTGGGAGTGAACGCGCTCAAGAAGGTGGCGCAGTTCGCCGCCGTGCAGGGCCCGGCGCTCATGGGGAGCGCGTTCAACATGGCGTGGTCGTTCCTGGTCATGCTGGGAGGGATGCCGCTCTTCTTCGTGCACGGGCAGCGGTTCTCCCGCGCGATCTTCGAGGCGCTGCCGGTCCCTGAGAACGACGCGCTGCGCATTCTCGCCGAGCTGCGGGACATGACGCGCACCGTCTTCATCAGCGTCGGGGTGACCGCCGCGGTGCAAGCGGCGCTGATGGGGCTCGCGCTCCTCGTGCTGGGCGTGCCGAGCGTCATCCCGCTCGCCGCCGCGACCTTCTTCGCCGCGCTGATTCCGGGAGGCCCGGGCCTGATCTGGATTCCGTGCGCGATCTGGCTCGCGTCCGACGGTCATACCGTCAAGGCGATTCTCATGGTCGCGTGGGGCGCCGGGGTCGTCGGAACGATCGACAACGTGCTCCGGCCCCTTCTCGCGGGTAAAGGCGTGAAGCTCCCGGGCGTCATCCTCTTCCTCGGGATGTTCGGCGGGATGATCTCGTTCGGTCTCGTCGGGCTCTTCCTCGGACCGATCGCGCTCTACATGACGCGCGAGCTGGTCGCGATCCTCCGTCGCGACATCTACGCGCCGGCCGGCCAGGACGTCACCGCTTCGAAGCTCTGA
- a CDS encoding PDZ domain-containing protein has protein sequence MRHALLLAPLAMFALAAPALAGGAECQKAAQTAGMDHKHCTASKEECMKYMQDARNHGWLGIEYDQTENGNMVIGKVVSGSPAEKAGFAKGDVLTALNGIALTDANKDKLAAARKDLWPGSNVTYSIKRNGYSKDVSATLGKMPDDVYQAMVTEHMKEHVDVAAK, from the coding sequence ATGCGCCACGCGTTGTTGCTCGCCCCGCTCGCGATGTTCGCCCTGGCCGCCCCGGCTCTCGCCGGCGGCGCCGAGTGCCAGAAGGCGGCCCAGACCGCCGGGATGGATCACAAGCACTGCACGGCCAGCAAGGAAGAGTGCATGAAGTACATGCAGGATGCCCGCAACCACGGCTGGCTCGGCATCGAGTACGACCAGACCGAGAACGGCAACATGGTCATCGGGAAGGTCGTTTCAGGCAGCCCGGCGGAGAAGGCCGGGTTCGCGAAGGGCGACGTCCTCACCGCGTTGAACGGCATCGCGCTCACCGACGCGAACAAGGACAAGCTCGCGGCCGCCCGCAAGGACCTCTGGCCCGGCTCGAACGTGACCTACTCGATCAAGCGGAACGGCTATTCCAAGGACGTGAGCGCCACCCTCGGCAAGATGCCCGACGATGTCTATCAGGCGATGGTCACCGAGCACATGAAGGAGCACGTCGACGTCGCGGCGAAGTGA
- a CDS encoding response regulator transcription factor — protein MAKILIVEDDEAMGTALRDGFAFEGHEVLHAKDGEAALGLARERTADLVILDVMLPKLSGLDVLQRLRAEGSAIPVIMLTARGQEIDKVLGLKLGADDYVTKPFGFMELLARVEALLRRVAGAGRHADVCSFGDVVVDFKKGELRKAGALVEITARELKLLEFFIAHRGEVVARERLLDRVWEYDGAPLTRTVDMHVAKLRKKIETDPADPKHIVTVHRMGYKFTG, from the coding sequence ATGGCGAAGATCCTGATCGTGGAAGACGACGAGGCGATGGGCACCGCCCTCCGCGACGGGTTCGCGTTCGAGGGGCACGAGGTCCTCCACGCGAAGGACGGCGAGGCGGCGCTCGGCCTCGCGCGCGAGCGCACCGCGGACCTCGTCATCCTCGACGTCATGCTGCCGAAGCTCTCGGGGCTCGACGTGCTTCAGCGTTTGAGAGCGGAAGGCAGCGCGATCCCGGTCATCATGCTCACCGCGCGCGGGCAGGAGATCGACAAGGTGCTCGGCCTCAAGCTCGGCGCCGACGACTACGTCACGAAACCGTTCGGCTTCATGGAGCTGCTCGCGCGGGTCGAAGCGCTGCTCCGCCGCGTCGCCGGCGCCGGCCGGCATGCCGACGTCTGCTCGTTCGGCGACGTCGTCGTCGACTTCAAGAAGGGTGAGCTCCGCAAGGCAGGCGCGCTCGTCGAGATCACGGCGCGCGAATTGAAGCTTCTCGAGTTCTTCATCGCCCACCGCGGCGAGGTCGTCGCGCGGGAGCGCCTGCTCGACCGCGTCTGGGAGTACGACGGCGCACCCTTGACCCGCACCGTCGACATGCACGTCGCGAAGCTGCGGAAGAAGATCGAGACCGATCCCGCGGACCCGAAGCACATCGTGACCGTCCACCGGATGGGCTACAAGTTCACCGGATAA